The genomic segment TCTCGGTGTCCACATCATCATCGCCATGGCGCTCGGGTTTATTTTCAGGGCCAATCTAGTGGCAGCGGCTCTCGGCACGACCTTCGCAAATCCCCTGACATTTCCGTTGATCTGGGCTTCCACGTGGGAGCTTGGCCACCTCATTCTCGGTCGCAGTGACCAGAACGTGTCGTCGCACGTGGATTTCGTTGCGCTTTTCAGCCACATGAATTTCCTACAGCTTTGGCGCCCGGTGCTGGAGCCGATGACCATCGGCGCGCTCATTCCCGCCGCTCTCTCGGCTATCGTTGCCTATGTCAGCGTCTACGCCATCATCAGCGGTGTCAGAAAGAAGCAGCACGACAAGCTGGCACTGCACAGTGCGCAGCGTAAAACCATTTTGGGTGTGACGGAATGATTATCGGCATGGGCAGCGACCTCATAGACATCAGGCGTATCGAAACCTCCATCGAGCGTTTCGGCGACCGCTTCACCCACCGTTGTTTCACCGATGTCGAGCAGGCAAAGTCGGACAGGCGCAAAAACCGTGCGGCATCCTATGCCAAGCGTTTCGCCGCCAAGGAAGCTTGCTCCAAGGCGCTGGGGACCGGGCTGGCGCAGGGCGTTTTCTGGCGGGACATGGGCGTGGTCAACCTGCCGAGCGGCAAGCCGACGATGCGCCTGACCAATGGCGCAGCGGACCGTCTGGAGGCGCTTTTGCCAGCGGGGCACGAAGCCGTTATTCACCTGACGATCACGGATGAGTTCCCTTATGCGCAGGCCTTTGTGATCATCGAGGCGCTGCCGGTAACCAAATAACGCGAAATTCCGATGCTTCCGGTGGTTTCGCCTGGTGGTGCGCGATGGAAACGCTTCCCTTTACCCTTGAAAGGTTCTAGAGAAGTCCGTCGAAATTGAAGAACGAGCAGGCAGGTCTCTAAGTGTCCGAAAAAGCTGAAAAGAAGCAGAGCGCCCTTTGGGAAAACGTCAAGGTCATCGTGCAGGCGTTGCTCCTGGCGATGGTCATCCGTACGGTGCTTTTCCAGCCTTTCACCATTCCGTCCGGCTCCATGATGCCGACGCTTCTGGTGGGCGACTATCTGTTCGTCAATAAATTCTCCTACGGCTATTCGAAATATTCGCTGCCGTTTTCGCCGGATCTGTTTTCCGGGCGTATCCTCGAGTTCAGCGAACCCAAGCGCGGCGACGTCGTCGTCTTCCGCCTGCCGCCGAACCCCGAGGTCGATTACATCAAGCGTCTCGTCGGCCTTCCCGGTGACCGCATTCAGGTCACCAACGGCGTATTGCTGATCAATGGTCAGCCCGTGCCCAAGCAGGCCGATGGCGTCTTCACTTCCGATTACCGTGCCGACCCCGGTGCAAACGTGCCCGTGTTCCGCGAAACACTCGACAACGGCGTAACCTACGACACGCTGGACCAGTCGCCGGACTCGCGTGGCGATAACACCCGCGAATTCATCGTGCCCGAAGGCCATTACTTTATGATGGGCGACAACCGCGACAACTCGCTCGACAGCCGCTTCGATGTCGGTTTCGTGCCTGCTGAAAATCTGGTCGGCCGCGCAAGCGTCATCTTCTTCTCGCTGGGCAACGACACGCCGTTCAGCCGCGTTTGGGAATGGCCCGCCAACATGCGTTGGGACCGCCTGTTCAAGGTTGTCAAATGAGCAAGACAAAACCGCTTTCGATGGAAGAAATCGGTCGACTGGAAACGCTCATCGGATACAGGTTCAAGGAAAAGGCCCGGCTTGACCGGGCCTTGACCCATGCGAGCGCCAATGCGGGCAAGGCTGGAAATTACGAGCGACTGGAGTTTCTGGGCGACCGCGTCCTTGGCCTCTGTGTTGCCGAGCTGCTGTTTTCGACATTCCGGTCGGCATCCGAGGGTGAGCTTTCTGTTCGCCTGAACCAGCTGGTCAGCGCCGATTCCTGCGCAGCGATTGCCGATGAGATGGGTCTGCACACCTTTATCCGCACCGGCGCCGATGTGAAGAAGCTGACGGGCAAGACCATGCTCAACGTGCGCGCCGACGTGGTGGAAAGCCTGATTGCGACCATCTATCTGGATGGCGGTCTTGAGGCTGCACGGGCGTTCATTATGAAATACTGGCAGAAGCGGGCCACCAGCATCGATGCCGGTCGCCGTGACGCCAAGACGGAATTGCAGGAGTGGGCCCACGCGAAATTTGCCGTGACCCCGCTTTACAGGATTGACGACCGCACCGGACCGGATCACGATCCAAGCTTCACGGTGACGGTGGAAGTACCCGGCGTTGCGCCGGAAACGGGCGTTGATCGCTCCAAGCGTGCCGCAGAGCAGGTGGCCGCAACACGACTATTGGAACGCGAAGGCGTTTGGCAGAAATCCTCTGCCGCAAACTGATTGGATACTCCATGAGCGAGAATGAATTCGACGCCGCACCGGCTGACGATAATGGTAACGAGACTGCGCAGACCAGACCGACGCATTCCGGTTTCGTTGCGCTGATCGGCCCGACCAATGCCGGTAAATCGACGCTGGTCAACCGCCTCGTCGGCGCCAAGGTGTCCATCGTCAGCCACAAGGTGCAGACGACACGCGCCGTGATGCGCGGCATCGCCATTCACAACAACGCCCAGATCGTCTTCATGGACACGCCCGGCATCTTCAAGCCGCGTCGCAGGCTGGACCGCGCCATGGTCACCTCCGCGTGGGGTGGTGCCAAGGACGCTGACATCATTCTGCTGCTGATCGACAGCGAGCGCGGGCTGAAGGGCGATGCACAGACGATCCTCGAAGGCCTGAAGGATGTGAAGCAGACGAAGATTCTCTGCCTGAACAAGATCGATCAGGTTCAGCGCGAAGACTTGCTGAAGCTGGCGTCCGATGCCAACGAGATTGTCGGTTTCGACCGCACGTTTATGATTTCGGCCACCAATGGTTCAGGCTGTGACGACCTGATGAACTATCTCTCGGACGAGTTGCCGGAGGGCCCTTGGTATTACCCGGAAGATCAGATTTCCGATCTTCCCATGCGCCAGCTTGCTGCGGAAATTACCCGCGAGAAGCTGTTCCTGCGCCTTCACCAGGAACTTCCCTACGCATCCCACGTCGAAACCGAGAAGTGGGAAGAGCGCAAGGACGGGTCCGTGCGCATCGAGCAGGTCATCTATGTCGAGCGCGATAGCCAGAAGAAGATTGCTCTTGGCAAGAACGGCGATGCCATCAAGGCGATCTCTTCATCTTCGCGCAAGGAATTGTCGGCTATTCTTGAGCAGACAGTCCACCTGTTCCTGTTCGTGAAAGTGCGCGAAAACTGGGGCGATGACCCGGAGCGCTTCCGTGAAATGGGTCTCGAGTTTCCGCGCAACTGACGATCCACGACGGAACCGACCGGGGTGCCCGGGTGAAGCCTATGATTGCCTTATCGATTTCGTTGTTCATGGATACTCATGTCGCCCAAGAAGCCAAACGGCACCTCCACCACGCCCTGCGAGCAATGCCCTCTGCGAGGCATGAAGTATTTTCGTGACTTCTCGGCCCCGGAACTGGATTTCGTCTCCCGGTTCAAGACCGGCGAGCTGTCCGTGGAGCCGGGTGCCATCGTGCTGATGGAGGGCTCGCACAGTGCCCACCTCTACACGATCCTGCAGGGATGGGGCTTCCGCTACAAAACGCTGGAAGATGGCCGTCGCCAGATCCTCAATTACCTGATGCCCGGCGATCTGGTTGGATTGCAGGGTACGGTCATGGGCGAAATGCAGCATTCCGTCGAGGCGCTGTCGCCCATCACGCTTTGCGTGTTCGAGCGCGGGCGGCTGAACAGCCTGTTCGGTGATCACCCGTCGCTTGCCTATGACATCACCTGGATTGCGGCCAGCGAAGAACGCATGCTGGACAGCCATTTGCTCAGCATCGGTCGGCGCACGGCAATCGAGCGGGCGGCCTATCTGCTGGCCTTCCTCCACGACAAGGCCGTGCGGGTCGGGCTGTTGGAGAAAGATGGCCCGATTCCCGTGACGCAGCAGCATGTTGCCGATACGCTGGGTCTTTCCATCGTCCACACCAACAAGACGCTGCGCAAACTTGCGGACAAGGATCTGATCCGTTGGACGGACAAGGGGTGCATCGTTCTGGATGACGCGGGTCTGGCACAAATCGCAGGGTGGGAAGCCGATTTGCGCAATTTGAGACCGTTTATTTAGAATTTACTGATGTAATTCTCTATCTTTTTGATATGTCTTTTTTAAATGACGTATTTCGGACGATCTGCGATGTCATAGGAATTGGTTCCGTGAACGTCACGGATTTTTTGCTGCTGCGTTATTGCCCGCAGCCAGAGAAAGATAAAATATGTTGCCTCAACGGGTTCTCATCGTGGAGGACGAGTATCTGGTCGCGATGGATGTGGAATCTTCCCTTCAATCCATGGGCGTCAAGACCATTGATATTGCGACCACACTGTTTCAGGCCAAGGAAGCGTTGCTGCGGGCTAAGCCCGATTGCGTTCTCCTGGACGTCAGCCTTTCGGATGGCATGAGCTATGAACTTGCACGTCATTTGAGAGATTTCTCCATACCCTTCGGTTTCGTCAGCGGTTATGGCGACACCAGCGGTTTTCCACCTGATTTCGTCGATTCGCATCTTCTCGACAAACCGTTCGGCGAGGCGGAATTGCGTGCCTTCGTCACGCGTATCATGAGCTGACGAAAACCCAGGCATCTCTGCACCGGATCGGCTATGATGGTGGCTGCTTCAGGTGCAATAGACGAAACATTCCATGCAGTGGCAGGACGATGCAATTATTCTGGGCGTGAAACGTCACGGCGAATCCAGCGTGATCGCCGAGTTGATGACGCGCATGCGTGGGCGTTATCTCGGCCTCGTGCGTGCCGGTCGTTCCCGCAATATGCAGGCCGTCTTGCAGCCCGGAAACCGGGTGGATGTCACCTGGCGGGCGCGTCTGCACGACCATCTGGGTGAATATCGCATCGAGCCTATCCGCCTGCGCGCTGCACAGTTGATGGAGACGGCAACCGCCGTCTACGGTGTTCAGGCGATGGCGGCCCTGCTGCGGTTGCTGCCGGAGCGAGACCCGCACCCGCATCTCTTCGAAGCGCTGGATGTGATTCTCGAAAACCTGTCGGACCCGGCGGATGCTGGCGAACTCTTCGTGCGCTTTGAGTTGGCGGTGCTGAACGATCTCGGTTTCGGGCTCGATCTTAGCGCGTGCGCAGCCACCGGCCTGCGTACCGATCTCGTCTATGTGTCACCGAAAACGGGCAGGGCGGTGTGCCGCACCGCGGGCGCACCTTACGCTTCACGCATGTTGTCATTGCCGTCGTTTCTGAGCCAGGAGCATTCCAAGGCCGCAGACCGGGAAAGCCTTGCCGCAGCCTTTCAGCTGACTGGCCATTTTCTAAACCGTCACGTCTATGAGCCGCGTGGCCTCAACGAAAACGCCACCCGCGACGGTTTCGTGCAGGCGGCGTTGAAGGCATTGGACAAGGCGGGCTGAGCCGCGCGTCTCAGGCGGCGGCAGGCCTCAGCACGGCGCGTTCCTCGATTGGCCAGTGGACGATAGCGGCGAAGATGCCCATCGCCACGCCCAGCCACCAGACCACATCGTAAGAGCCAACCTTGTCATAGAGATAGCCACCCATCCATACGCCGAGGAACGAGCCGATCTGATGCGACAGGAACACCACGCCGCCCAGCATGCCGAGATGACGCGTGCCGAACATGATGGCGACGAGGCCGTTCGTTGGCGGCACGGTGGAAAGCCACAGAATGCCCATGGTGGCGGCAAAGATGATCACCGACGTTGGTGATTGCGGCAAAAGCAGAAACGCAGTGACCGCAATCGAGCGACCGATATAGATGTAGGCCAGAAGGTAGGGTTTCGAGTAGCGCTGGGCGATGAAGCCTGCTGCCAGCGAACCGGCAATGTTGAAAAAGCCGATTAACGCCATGGCGATGACGGCGTAGCGCGGTTCGATGCCGATATCACCGAGATAGGCAGGGAAATGCGCGGTGATGAAAGCAACCTGAAACCCGCAGACGAGGAAGCCTGTGGCAAGCAGCAGGTAGCTCTTGTGCCCCAGAGCTTCGCGTAGCGCCTGTCCCGCCGTCTGCTGAAACTGCGCGTGTGACTGTGTGCCGGAGGATGAGTTGCCCCGCAGCGGCCATGCCAGCAGCGGCACGATCAGCATCATGGCCCCGAGCCAGACAAGACTATCCGACCATCCATAGCTGGAGATCAGGCCTTGGCTGATGGGTGCGAACACGAACATGCCCGCAGAGCCAGCCGCCGTGCCGATACCAAAGGCCATTGAGCGCTGCTCCGGTGTCACATGTCGGGCAAAGGCCGACAGAATCACGCTGAAAGAACCCGCCGCAATGCCAAGCCCGACCAGAACGCCGCCACCCAGATGCAGCCAAAGCGGCGATGTGCCGATCGACATGCAGACAAGTCCAGCCGCATAGATCAAACCGGACAATACCAGCACGCGGCCCGTTCCGTACTTATCCGCCAGCGCGCCGAAAAATGGCTGGCCCAGACCCCAGAACAGGTTCTGCAACGCCATGGCAAAACCGAAGGTGGAGCGATCCCATCCCGTATCGGCCAGCATCGGCAGTTGAAAGAAGCCCATGGCGGAACGGGGCCCGAAGGTCAGAACCGCGATCAGCGATCCGGCAACGATGATGAGCCATGGCATTGGGTTGGTGGAAGAGGTGGCGATTCGGGACAAGGGAATGATCTCCAGACAGGGGGAGATTATTACCGTTTGCAGACGTCTTTCGCCAACGACTTTTCTTGACGGGGATATGAGCGGGGTTGATGGGTGGAGGTGGAAAGGTGAGGGCAGTTGTTGGGGAGCCTACAGAATCGATGGCTCACCGGGTGTGGCTTACCCCCCTCTGGCCTGCCGGCCATCTCCCCCACAGGTGGGGAGATCGACTCGTTGAGGCCTCTCGCCCATCTTGAAGGCTGCGGATAGAGTGGGGAGCACGCGCCCAGCCAATCTCCCTCCTTGTGGGGGAGATGTCCGGCAGGACAGAGGGGGGTAAGCCGCGCACTCTGCCATCAACGATGCGCGGCCGTTCTCACCGCCTCTTGATCGCCCAACCCTCCGCACGCTCCTCCACAACCTTCGCCACATCTCCAACCGCAATCGAGCCTCCGCCGCGCGGGGTGAGGTTCCAGCCGAACAGCACGCCGGGGACGCGTCGGTCGGCGGACATGCGCAGGCGGCCCATGGCTTTCATGGGGGAGGGTACGTCGCGGGAGCCGGTTTGCTGGTCCTGCGTGGTCATGATGCAGCGGGTGCAGGGTTTGACGAGGTCGAAACGGATGCCGTTGATCTCGATGGCGGCCCAGCGGTCTTCGGCCCAGGGTTCATCCGTTTCCAGCACGATGTTGGGACGAAAACGCTCCATGCCCACGTGGTCTTCACCATTGGTCACCATGTTTTCGTTGAGTGCGGCCAGCGATGCCGTGGTGGTGACGAGGATCTGGTAGCCATCTGCGAAGGTGACCGGCGTGTCGTTTCCTGCCCAGTCCGGGTTGGCGACGCGGCTGGATTGGTCGTCGAAAAACACGAGCTTCACATCGCGCCCGAGCCAGCCGGAGAGTGCGGCATTGGCATCATCCGACGCTAGGGCGGCATCGACCGTCGATCTCCAGACCGTCACATCGGCGCGATTGCCGGAGGGCAGAGCCAGCACGTCCCCCTTGCCGTCGATGGCCAGACGAAAACCGGCGCCTTCAGCCTGGACGACGAGTTGGGCGATATCAGGCAATTCCCGCTGCGTGATGAACTGCCCGTCGGGATCGATCAGCATGGCGCGACGGTCACCCACCAGACCTTCCGCCGCGATTGCGCTCTGCGGAAGCGGGATGCCCCGGCCACTTTTCAGCGGGTAAATGTTGAGTTCGGTAATGCGCATTGCGGGCCTCATATCTCATCCAGAAACATATCAAGGACCTGCTGCAAACGCTGGTGCCTTTCGTGTGCGATCTGTCGTCCGGTTTCTGTTTGAAAGCCATCCGCCAGCTTGAACAGCTTGTTTTCGAAATGGTCGATGGCAAAAGCGCGGTCATCCAGCGGGCGGTTTTTCGCAAGCGGGTCTTCAGGGTCGTAAAGCGCGGAGCCCAGACGACCGGCGATATAAAAGCAGCGCGCAGCCCCGACCATGCCGATGGCATCCAGCCGGTCTGCATCCTGCAGGATTTTTGCTTCCAGTGTTTCCGGCGCGAGATTGGCTGAAAAGCTGTGCGTCAGGATGGCGTGGGCCACGGCTTCGATATCCGCAGTTGCCCAGCCAAGGCCAGCGAGAATGCCCGACGCCTTTTCCGCAGCAAGCCGTGACGCTTGAGAACGTAGCGGTGAATTCTTTTCCACGGCAACGCAATCATGCAGCAAGACGCTGGCCGCCAAAACCGGCCCGTTGCCACCTTCCGAATTGTGGATGCGCATGGCATTGCGAAACACGCGGTGAATATGGGCCAGATCATGCGAGCCGTCATCGCCCTCAGCCGCATGCGGCATCAAGGTTTCGGCAAGTTGCTCGAACGGTGCGAAAGCCTCTGCCCGCATGTGATTCCCCTCTGTCTCGGATGCCTGTTTAGAGGCTGAAAACGAGGGGCGCAATCACCCTTGCGCTTCCTCCGGCTTTGGCTGTGCGGTGAGGATTTTCTGGTAGAATAGGCCGATACCAATAAGAACCACGCCAAGCCCGATGAAGGACAACGCACGCAGAACGCCTTCCAGATTGCTCATATCGATCAAGAACGCCTTGGCAACGGCCAGAAACACCAGACCTGCCGATGCAAGACGCAGGCTTTTGGCGTTGAATCGTGAACCCAGCACCAGAAGCACCACGCCGATGACGAGCCAGACGACAGAGTAGCTGTAGGTCTCGCCCTGAAGGAAGCCCTTCCAGTCCGCGATATTTTCGCCCTGCCAGAACCTGCGCACGGAAAGCGTGGCCCAGGCAAAGCCGAGGGCAGCGCCCGACAGTGCCAGCAGCGTGACATAGACAGGTGGGCGCTTGCCACGCGCGTACACGGCAAGTCCAGCATAGGCCAATCCGGGAAGAAGATATCCGATCAGCAGCAGATTGAGGAACGGCCACGGCCCTGTGCTTTCACCGGTAAAGTAAGGGTTCAGCGCGAAGAAATGGGCGACCAGCACGTTGAACATGGCGATGACGCCTGCCAGCATCGAACCATAGCGGAAGACGGGGCTTGGGCTTTTCAGGTCGAGTGTCATCAACACGCCGGACATGCCGATGGTCAGCAACGTGTAGATCGACTGTTCGCCCAGTGTCGGAACCGTCTCGGTCAACACGCCGCCATTCATGGCGTGACGCACGAGAATAGCGACGGCGAGCAGGGCCATGAGGCTGGCGATGGCCTGAATGAAGTTTCTGACGCGTGTATCTCGCCAGTTGCGCAACTGCCATGCAGAAGCAACGGCGAGCAGGGCGGGAATGCCGTAACCCGGCAAAAGCGCGTTGAAGACCGGCGTGGTGCCCAGATATTGCGGCCCGACGATTGTCGGTTCCCAGGCGATGCGGCCCAGAACGAAGAGCATCGACAGAGCCGTGATCCAGGGCATTGCCCACCAATGCGGATAGCGTGCCGCCAAAAGATAAAGAAAGCCGAGGACCGGGATCAGAATGGTCGTCGCGAGCCCTGATGTCAGCGTGTGAATGGTCAGCACGAAGCCAAGGAAAGAGCCGATGGCCAGGATATTGGCTGACCACAGAAACGCTCGTTTCCCTTTCTGCATCATGCGGTAGGAGGAGCCGAGCAAGATCAAGCCGATGACCACTCCATAAAAGGCATGGCCCCAGTCGCGCGTAAGGTTGCCATATTCCACGAAGCTGATGACGCCGAGACCGAGCGGAACGGTTGCGCCGATGACGGCCCAGAGTGTTCCGAAGCGAGGATCGTTCTGAGCCCTCCGGCGTGTCACGAATGTGCTGAAGAACAGGAATATGATGCCCATCATGCGCAGGACAGGTCCTGACACATTGTCATTGGAAATAAACGGCGAATAGGAAATGTCACCGCCTATGGCCGGAAGATAGACGAATTCGCCACCCGTCAGAAGCCAGGCGCAGCCGAGAGCAGCCAGCGATGAAAAGATCGCGGGGAAGGCAGCGTGGTGACGACCGGCACCGTAGGCCGCCAAGCTCAGGACGAGCGCTGCCACGGCAACAGCGGGCGGCAACGTCACCCCATTTCGCGTGATCGCAAAGGCTGCGGCAGGCACAGTCACGGCGATGGCGATGATGGCGCTGAGGTTAGATGGCGGACGGTTGAGCAGTTCCGACAATGCAGGACGAAAGCGGTCGAATCGCGCGTTACGCGTGGGGATATCCCGGATCTGTTCGTAAATGTTGCCGGGCCAGATCCAGATCGCGCCTGCAATCATGCATACGAGCCCCAGCAGGACCGGCTCTGCCTCGATAAGGGGCGCAAACGCCATATAACCGATTGCCCATAGCGCCATGCCGATACTGGCAAGGGCGGGCACGACGTGCCACCTTTGGCTTCGGGCGGCCAATGCGGTTGCAAGCCAGGAGATTGTCAGGAAGCCAAACAGGGCCCAGACATTGGGGCTTTCGGTGGAGATAAGGGCAGGGGTGATCATCGAGCCGAACAGGCCGAGACCGGCCAGCGCCTGTCCATGCAAGAGCGAGAGGGCAAGCGTGGCAAGGGCCACCAGTGCAAGGGCGATGAAGGCCGTCGTCGGGCCGATATAGTCGTAAATGCCATAGGCGGCATAGACCACACCGAAAAGCGTCAGCGCACCCGCCGCCGTCAGTACGCCGGGGATCATGGCATTGGAATAGGTGGTCTCGATGCCGGGAACGGCCTTGCGACGGATCGCTTCGCCCGCTGCCGCCAGAAAGAGGCCGAAGATGGCGGCGAGCGAAAGCCGCACGGCGGGGCTGAGAAGCCCGCTTTCGATGGAATATTTAACGAGGAAAATGCCACCCAGCGCCAGCGCCAGACCACCAGCCCACACGGCCCAACGTGCGCCGAGCTTGCTTTCGAAGCTTTCCGTCGATTTGGCACGGGCAGGCAGCACCATCGTCGCGACGACGCCGTCTTCGGCTGAAGACTGAGCCGCAACCGGTGTTTCATCCTCCAGCGGTTCCGCCACGGGAGCGGTTTCTGGTACGGCATCGTCAGTCGCCGCCGTTGAGGTAAGCGCGTCCGTCTGCACGGTCTGTGGATAGGCAAACTCACCGGAGGCCAGTTTCGCCTTGAGGTCTTTCAGTTCCGTCTCGACGATATCGAGCCGTCTGGAGTTTTTGATGCTTGCATTCAACGTATAGAAGAAAGCAACGACGTAACCGACGATCAGCAAAATCAGAAAAGATGTCATAAGGACCTCAAATATGGTCCTGTTTTTTAAGCCTTTTCTTATTGTTTATGCAAGGCCGCCTGTGGACAAGGTTTTTGCCCATTGCTTCGCCAGTTCCACATCCTCCAGCCCCAACTCGTGGCCATGCGGAAGAACATTCACAGCCACCTGCGCACCGCTTGCCGCAAGATGCTCCCGCAACGCCAGCGTCCTCTCCTTGTGCCGGTCGGTTTCACCCGCCGCCAGCGTGAAGCGCTTGCCGGAAAGATCGGATTGCGGCCAGTCTGCCAGCACGGCCATGGGGCGCAGCAACAGTGCATCCTGCGCAAATTCCGGGTAGAGAGCGAAAAACGCGGCGAGGAAGTTCGCGCCGTTGGAGTGACCGATGAAGCTCAGCTTTGCGCGATCAGGGTCATAGGCGCGCAGCGCACCCTCGATGAAAGCAGCAAAGGCTTCCGCTTCGGAGGCGATATCCTTTTCATCAAAGGAGAGGTCGGAAAACCGGCGGAACCAGCGGGCAATGTCTTCTTCTGTGCTGCGTCCGCGCACGCCCAAAAGCGTGGCACGCGGATTGGCCGTATGGGCAAGCGCCATCAGGCTGGTCTCGCTGCCGCCGGAACCATGCAGCAGCACGATGGTGCTGCCATCCGGGTCGGCAGGCGTGTGGAAGCGGTGGATGAAGGGCAGGTCACGGTAAATGACGCGCTCTTCACCGGGCATGCCGAACTGCGGCAGTGCGACGCGAACATCCTCCTCATCCCGCATGAAAAGCGGTGGAATGAACAGCTTTTCGCCCAGCGTTTCCAGCGGCTCGTCCACGGTCATGCCGGGCAAATCCGTGGCCATCTCGATCAGCACGTCGCCCGGTTCGCGAACGTAGAGTGAGGCGAAATATTTGCGGTCATGGGCATTGGTGGGGGAGGAGTTACGCGATTTCAGTGCCTCCAAGGTTCGGTTCAGCTCATCCATGTCCCGGGCGCGAAAAGCGATATGGTCGACCGTGCCGGTGCCGGGCGCGCTGGACCAGAAGCCGGTCGCATCCCGCACATCGATGATATCGCCTGACGTGGAGACAGTCCGGCGAATGCTGCCGCTTTGTGCCGTGTGGACATAACCGAAATGCTGCGCGAGGAAGCTCTCGGTCTCTTCTGGTACCTCGCTCAGCACGGTCGCACCGCGGATGCGGCGGATGGCGTGTTCTGGTGGAATGCCCTGAGCAACGTTCGGAACACTATCCTCAAAAGCGGTCGTTCCTACGAGTTTGAGAATGATACCATCAGGGTCTTTCAGTCTGATAACAGGTTCGCCGAACTCTTCCATGGGGCCTTCCGTCCGCACGCCTGCCTGAAGGGCGCGCGTCAGCCAGAAGCCGATGCTGGCGGGATGGATGGCAAGCGCGACCTCCAGCGTCTGACCATAACCGACACGGCCTTGCGCACCATCTTCCCAGACAAGGAAGGTCAGCAGCGAGCCCGGCGTTGCTTGTGCATCGCCGTACAGCAAATGCAGTTGCATGGCATCCTCGAAACCAGCGGTGCGCTTGACCAGCCGCAGGCCCAGGAAACCGACGTAAAAATCCACATTGGCCTGCACCTTGCGGGTAATCATGGTGATGTGGTGAATGCCCAGTGCGGATGTCATGTGGTTCTCCCTGCGTCTTGCCTGATGATGTCATGTGTCCTGTAGAAGCGTGGATGAGGCAATCCCGTGAAATGAGAACGATGTGTTGCC from the Agrobacterium vaccinii genome contains:
- a CDS encoding HD domain-containing protein, which gives rise to MRAEAFAPFEQLAETLMPHAAEGDDGSHDLAHIHRVFRNAMRIHNSEGGNGPVLAASVLLHDCVAVEKNSPLRSQASRLAAEKASGILAGLGWATADIEAVAHAILTHSFSANLAPETLEAKILQDADRLDAIGMVGAARCFYIAGRLGSALYDPEDPLAKNRPLDDRAFAIDHFENKLFKLADGFQTETGRQIAHERHQRLQQVLDMFLDEI
- a CDS encoding DUF2339 domain-containing protein, with protein sequence MTSFLILLIVGYVVAFFYTLNASIKNSRRLDIVETELKDLKAKLASGEFAYPQTVQTDALTSTAATDDAVPETAPVAEPLEDETPVAAQSSAEDGVVATMVLPARAKSTESFESKLGARWAVWAGGLALALGGIFLVKYSIESGLLSPAVRLSLAAIFGLFLAAAGEAIRRKAVPGIETTYSNAMIPGVLTAAGALTLFGVVYAAYGIYDYIGPTTAFIALALVALATLALSLLHGQALAGLGLFGSMITPALISTESPNVWALFGFLTISWLATALAARSQRWHVVPALASIGMALWAIGYMAFAPLIEAEPVLLGLVCMIAGAIWIWPGNIYEQIRDIPTRNARFDRFRPALSELLNRPPSNLSAIIAIAVTVPAAAFAITRNGVTLPPAVAVAALVLSLAAYGAGRHHAAFPAIFSSLAALGCAWLLTGGEFVYLPAIGGDISYSPFISNDNVSGPVLRMMGIIFLFFSTFVTRRRAQNDPRFGTLWAVIGATVPLGLGVISFVEYGNLTRDWGHAFYGVVIGLILLGSSYRMMQKGKRAFLWSANILAIGSFLGFVLTIHTLTSGLATTILIPVLGFLYLLAARYPHWWAMPWITALSMLFVLGRIAWEPTIVGPQYLGTTPVFNALLPGYGIPALLAVASAWQLRNWRDTRVRNFIQAIASLMALLAVAILVRHAMNGGVLTETVPTLGEQSIYTLLTIGMSGVLMTLDLKSPSPVFRYGSMLAGVIAMFNVLVAHFFALNPYFTGESTGPWPFLNLLLIGYLLPGLAYAGLAVYARGKRPPVYVTLLALSGAALGFAWATLSVRRFWQGENIADWKGFLQGETYSYSVVWLVIGVVLLVLGSRFNAKSLRLASAGLVFLAVAKAFLIDMSNLEGVLRALSFIGLGVVLIGIGLFYQKILTAQPKPEEAQG
- a CDS encoding VOC family protein, which gives rise to MTSALGIHHITMITRKVQANVDFYVGFLGLRLVKRTAGFEDAMQLHLLYGDAQATPGSLLTFLVWEDGAQGRVGYGQTLEVALAIHPASIGFWLTRALQAGVRTEGPMEEFGEPVIRLKDPDGIILKLVGTTAFEDSVPNVAQGIPPEHAIRRIRGATVLSEVPEETESFLAQHFGYVHTAQSGSIRRTVSTSGDIIDVRDATGFWSSAPGTGTVDHIAFRARDMDELNRTLEALKSRNSSPTNAHDRKYFASLYVREPGDVLIEMATDLPGMTVDEPLETLGEKLFIPPLFMRDEEDVRVALPQFGMPGEERVIYRDLPFIHRFHTPADPDGSTIVLLHGSGGSETSLMALAHTANPRATLLGVRGRSTEEDIARWFRRFSDLSFDEKDIASEAEAFAAFIEGALRAYDPDRAKLSFIGHSNGANFLAAFFALYPEFAQDALLLRPMAVLADWPQSDLSGKRFTLAAGETDRHKERTLALREHLAASGAQVAVNVLPHGHELGLEDVELAKQWAKTLSTGGLA